From a region of the Canis lupus dingo isolate Sandy chromosome 5, ASM325472v2, whole genome shotgun sequence genome:
- the RDX gene encoding radixin isoform X2 produces MLSWNLPFSPIRLANNFLTSVLEQHKLTKEQWEERIQNWHEEHRGMLREDSMMEYLKIAQDLEMYGVNYFEIKNKKGTELWLGVDALGLNIYEHDDKLTPKIGFPWSEIRNISFNDKKFVIKPIDKKAPDFVFYAPRLRINKRILALCMGNHELYMRRRKPDTIEVQQMKAQAREEKHQKQLERAQLENEKKKREIAEKEKERIEREKEELMERLRQIEEQTVKAQKELEEQTRKALELDQERKRAKEEAERLEKERRAAEEAKSAIAKQAADQMKNQEQLAAELAEFTAKIALLEEAKKKKEEEATEWQHKAFAAQEDLEKTKEELKTVMSAPPPPPPPPVVPPTENEHDEHDENNAEASAELSNDGVMNHRSEEERVTETQKNERVKKQLQALSSELAQARDETKKTQNDVLHAENVKAGRDKYKTLRQIRQGNTKQRIDEFEAM; encoded by the exons tgTTTTGGAACAACACAAACTGACAAAAGAACAGTGGGAAGAAAGAATACAGAACTGGCATGAAGAGCACAGAGGAATGCTGAG GGAAGATTCTATGATGGAATACCTGAAGATTGCCCAAGATCTAGAAATGTATGGAGTcaactattttgaaataaaaaataaaaagggaactGAATTGTGGCTAGGCGTTGATGCTTTGGGTCTGAATATTTATGAGCATGATGACAA GTTAACACCTAAAATTGGTTTTCCCTGGAGTGaaatcagaaatatttcatttaatgacAAAAAATTTGTTATAAAGCCAATCGACAAAAAGGCACCT gattttgttttttatgcaCCTCGTTTGAGAATCAATAAGCGGATTTTGGCTTTATGTATGGGAAACCATGAACTCTACATGCGAAGAAGGAAGCCTGATACTATTGAAGTGCAGCAGATGAAGGCTCAGGCGAGGGAGGAGAAACATCAGAAGCAGTTGGAAAG GGCACAActagagaatgaaaagaagaaaagagagatagcagaaaaggagaaagaaaggatagAACGGGAAAAGGAGGAGCTGATGGAGCGGCTGCGGCAAATTGAAGAACAGACGGTGAAAGCCCAGAAAG AACTAGAAGAACAGACTCGGAAAGCTCTAGAACTGGACCAGGAACGAAAAcgagcaaaggaagaagcagaaaggCTTGAAAAGGAACGTCGAGCTGCTGAAGAAGCCAAGTCTGCTATCGCAAAACAAGCTGCCGATCAGATGAAGAATCAGGAACAACTG gCAGCAGAACTTGCTGAATTCACTGCCAAGATTGCACTTCTAGAAGAagccaagaagaaaaaggaagaggaagctaCTGAGTGGCAACACAAG GCTTTTGCAGCCCAGGAAGACTTGGAAAAGACCAAAGAAGAACTCAAAACTGTGATGTCtgcacctcctccacctccaccaccaccagtcGTTCCTCCAACAGAAAATGAACATGATGAGCATGATGAGAATAATGCTGAGGCCAGTGCTGAATTGTCAAATGACGGGGTGATGAACCATCGAAGTGAAGAGGAACGTGTAACAGAAACTCAAAAAAATGAGCGCGTTAAGAAGCAACTCCAg gCACTAAGTTCAGAATTAGCCCAAGCTAGAGATGAAaccaagaaaacacaaaatgatgTTCTTCATGCTGAGAATGTTAAAGCCGGCCGTGATAAGTACAAGACTCTTCGGCAGATTCGACAAGGCAACACCAAGCAGCGGATTGATGAGTTTGAAGCCATGTGA